A genomic window from Streptomyces mirabilis includes:
- a CDS encoding ABC transporter substrate-binding protein, which yields MMRRRTTLLASCTALALALGATACGGGPVAAGGGGKSLNGQTITVAGVWSGSEQKNFQKVLDAFTAKTGAKTQFVSTGDNVSTVVGSKIEGGNAPDVVMVPQVGVLQQFAKEGWLKPLSKTTEQSVDTNYASVWKKYGSVGDTLYGLYFKAAHKSTVWYSPDALAQAGVKPPTTYDAMLKAGHTVSDSGLAAFSVAGQDGWTLTDWFENIYLSQAGPEKYDALAAHRLKWTDPTVVEALTTLGKLFKDKQLMAGGQKGALNTDFPGSVEKVFGPKPEAGMVYEGDFVAGVAKDQFGKKIGQDANFFPFPAVDGGKAPVVSGGDAAVVLKDGKNQKAAMTFLEYLATPEAAAVWAGAGGFLSPNKKLDLASYSDDVARETAKSLVAAGDSVRFDMSDQAPAAFGGTKGAGEWKILQDFLRDPSDPKATAADLEKAAAKAYQG from the coding sequence ATGATGCGACGACGTACGACCCTGCTCGCTAGCTGCACCGCCCTCGCCCTGGCCCTCGGCGCCACCGCCTGCGGAGGCGGGCCCGTGGCCGCCGGAGGCGGCGGTAAGTCGCTGAACGGCCAGACGATCACCGTGGCCGGTGTCTGGTCCGGCAGCGAGCAGAAGAACTTCCAGAAGGTCCTGGACGCCTTCACCGCGAAGACGGGCGCCAAGACCCAGTTCGTCTCCACCGGCGACAACGTCTCCACGGTCGTCGGCAGCAAGATCGAGGGCGGCAACGCCCCCGACGTGGTGATGGTCCCGCAGGTCGGCGTCCTCCAGCAGTTCGCGAAGGAGGGCTGGCTCAAGCCGCTCTCCAAGACCACCGAACAGTCCGTCGACACCAATTACGCGAGCGTCTGGAAGAAGTACGGCAGCGTCGGCGACACCCTGTACGGCCTGTACTTCAAGGCCGCCCACAAGTCGACCGTCTGGTACAGCCCCGACGCGCTCGCCCAGGCGGGTGTCAAGCCGCCGACCACGTACGACGCCATGCTGAAGGCCGGACACACCGTCTCCGACTCGGGCCTCGCCGCCTTCTCCGTCGCCGGACAGGACGGCTGGACCCTCACCGACTGGTTCGAGAACATCTACCTCTCCCAGGCGGGACCGGAGAAGTACGACGCCCTGGCCGCCCACCGGCTGAAGTGGACCGACCCGACCGTGGTCGAGGCGCTCACCACCCTCGGCAAGCTCTTCAAGGACAAGCAACTGATGGCCGGCGGCCAGAAGGGGGCCCTGAACACGGACTTCCCCGGCTCCGTCGAGAAGGTCTTCGGGCCCAAGCCCGAGGCGGGCATGGTCTACGAGGGCGACTTCGTCGCCGGGGTCGCCAAGGACCAGTTCGGCAAGAAGATCGGCCAGGACGCGAACTTCTTCCCCTTCCCCGCGGTCGACGGCGGCAAGGCGCCCGTGGTCAGCGGCGGCGACGCGGCCGTGGTCCTCAAGGACGGCAAGAACCAGAAGGCCGCCATGACGTTCCTGGAGTACCTGGCGACCCCCGAAGCGGCCGCCGTCTGGGCCGGGGCGGGCGGCTTCCTCTCCCCGAACAAGAAGCTCGACCTCGCCTCCTACAGCGACGACGTCGCCCGCGAGACCGCCAAGTCCCTGGTCGCCGCCGGGGATTCGGTCCGCTTCGACATGTCCGACCAGGCCCCCGCCGCGTTCGGCGGCACCAAGGGCGCCGGCGAGTGGAAGATCCTCCAGGACTTCCTCCGTGACCCCTCGGACCCGAAGGCGACCGCGGCCGACCTGGAGAAGGCCGCGGCCAAGGCGTACCAGGGCTGA
- a CDS encoding glycoside hydrolase family 13 protein yields the protein MTLNTHRWWRDAVIYQVYVRSFLDSTGDGIGDLAGVRAGMPYLKKLGVDGIWLSPFYPSPQHDHGYDVADYCDVDPLFGDLAEFDLLMTDARRLGIKVLLDIVPNHCSSEHPWFRAALAAEPGSAARARFHFADGRGPDGAEPPNNWHAMFGGPAWSRVTEADGNPGQWYLHMFTSEQPDLNWRNPEVGAHFDHVLRFWLDRGVDGFRIDVAAGLFKHPDLPDSPDPEADARTRDSVNPLAWNRPEVHDVWRHWRSVCEEYTGRDGRDRLLVGEVSVPTAREHAQYVRPDELHQAFFFDLLSAPWNADAFRKVISEAMQDIAGTGSTVTWVLNNHDQVRTVTRYGELGTEGSGLGTARARAAALLMLALPGAAYIYQGEELGLPEVVDLPDDVLTDPIFRRTGSRARIRDGCRVPLPWSGHASPFGFTSGAESAKPWLPQPAYFAEYATDRALADTRSFWHLYRDGLQLRAGLPQLGEGALRWLQAPPGVLAFVRGDGLVCAVNFGTAPTPAPVSGTPLLSSGPCPAGVLPGSTAAWWISDCTNP from the coding sequence GTGACCCTCAACACGCACCGCTGGTGGCGCGACGCAGTGATCTACCAGGTGTACGTCCGCAGCTTCCTGGACAGCACCGGTGACGGCATCGGCGATCTCGCCGGGGTTCGCGCGGGCATGCCGTACCTCAAGAAGCTCGGTGTCGACGGCATCTGGCTGAGCCCCTTCTACCCCTCGCCGCAGCACGACCACGGCTACGACGTCGCCGACTACTGCGACGTGGACCCGCTCTTCGGCGACCTCGCCGAGTTCGACCTGCTGATGACCGACGCCCGACGCCTCGGCATCAAGGTGCTCCTGGACATCGTCCCCAACCACTGCTCCAGTGAGCACCCGTGGTTCCGTGCCGCGCTCGCGGCGGAGCCGGGCAGCGCGGCCCGCGCCCGCTTCCACTTCGCCGACGGACGCGGCCCGGACGGCGCCGAGCCGCCCAACAACTGGCACGCCATGTTCGGCGGACCGGCCTGGTCCCGCGTCACCGAGGCGGACGGCAACCCCGGCCAGTGGTACCTGCACATGTTCACCTCCGAGCAACCCGACCTGAACTGGCGCAACCCCGAGGTCGGCGCGCACTTCGACCACGTGCTGCGGTTCTGGCTCGACCGGGGCGTCGACGGCTTCCGCATCGACGTCGCCGCCGGCCTCTTCAAGCACCCCGACCTGCCGGACTCGCCCGACCCGGAGGCCGACGCCCGCACCCGCGACTCGGTCAACCCGCTCGCCTGGAACCGGCCCGAGGTGCACGACGTGTGGCGCCACTGGCGGTCCGTCTGCGAGGAGTACACCGGGCGCGACGGCCGCGACCGGCTGCTGGTCGGCGAGGTCTCGGTACCGACGGCCCGCGAACACGCCCAGTACGTACGCCCCGACGAGCTCCACCAGGCCTTCTTCTTCGACCTGCTCAGCGCGCCCTGGAACGCCGACGCCTTCCGCAAGGTCATCTCCGAGGCCATGCAGGACATCGCCGGCACCGGATCGACGGTCACCTGGGTCCTCAACAACCACGACCAGGTCCGCACCGTCACCCGCTACGGCGAGCTCGGCACCGAGGGCAGCGGCCTCGGCACGGCCCGTGCCCGCGCCGCCGCACTGCTGATGCTGGCGCTGCCCGGAGCCGCGTACATCTACCAGGGCGAGGAGCTCGGGCTGCCCGAGGTCGTCGACCTGCCCGACGACGTGCTGACCGACCCGATCTTCCGCCGCACGGGCAGCCGCGCCCGTATCCGCGACGGCTGCCGGGTTCCGCTGCCCTGGTCCGGACACGCCTCGCCGTTCGGCTTCACCTCGGGCGCGGAGAGCGCCAAGCCGTGGCTGCCGCAGCCCGCCTACTTCGCCGAGTACGCCACCGACCGCGCGCTCGCCGACACCCGCTCCTTCTGGCACCTGTACCGCGACGGGCTCCAGCTGCGCGCCGGACTTCCGCAGCTGGGCGAGGGCGCGCTGCGCTGGCTGCAGGCGCCGCCCGGCGTCCTCGCCTTCGTCCGCGGCGACGGCCTGGTGTGCGCCGTCAACTTCGGTACGGCCCCCACACCCGCGCCGGTCTCCGGCACCCCCTTGCTGTCCAGCGGCCCCTGTCCGGCCGGCGTGCTGCCCGGCTCGACGGCGGCCTGGTGGATCAGCGACTGCACGAATCCCTGA
- a CDS encoding ABC transporter substrate-binding protein: MRWIRAAGRGLLVAAVVLTGYVTSGTPADGAHGGGRGPLTLATAGDLTGYLGPLLEGWNRTHPGERVTLVELPDSADETHAQMTTDLRGGGRSRFDVLNIDVAWTSEFAAAGWISPLDRGRFPLRSFLPPVVDTATYDGRLYAVPYVTNAGLLLYRKDVLAKEGVAPPRTWAELERQARTIAPKYGLDGYAGQFLPYEGLTVNAAEAVYSAGGTILGDEGERVTVNSEAAREGIGFLADGVRDGWIAKKALTYKEEESKQAFQDGHLLFLRNWPYAYVGASGKGSAVAGKVGAVPLPGPDGPGTSVLGGSNLAVNTHARHPDSAARLIAYLTTERAQRQVLTKGALPPVRAALYQDPELIRAFPYLPTLRASILAAAPRPKSPRYDQVSLVVQAVVHDAMTGHETPSAAVRRLARELAAISSR, encoded by the coding sequence ATGCGGTGGATACGTGCCGCCGGTAGGGGCCTCCTGGTCGCGGCGGTGGTCCTGACCGGTTACGTCACCTCCGGCACCCCCGCCGACGGCGCGCACGGCGGCGGTCGCGGCCCGCTCACCCTGGCGACCGCGGGGGACCTCACCGGCTATCTGGGGCCACTGCTCGAAGGGTGGAACCGTACCCATCCCGGCGAGCGGGTCACCCTCGTCGAACTCCCGGACTCCGCCGACGAGACGCACGCGCAGATGACGACCGACCTGCGCGGCGGTGGCAGAAGCCGCTTCGACGTCCTCAACATCGACGTCGCCTGGACCTCGGAGTTCGCCGCCGCGGGCTGGATCTCCCCGCTGGACCGCGGCCGCTTCCCGCTCCGCAGCTTCCTGCCGCCGGTCGTGGACACGGCGACGTACGACGGAAGGCTGTACGCGGTCCCCTACGTCACCAACGCGGGACTCCTCCTGTACCGCAAGGACGTCCTCGCCAAGGAGGGCGTCGCGCCGCCGCGGACCTGGGCCGAGCTGGAGCGACAGGCGAGGACCATCGCCCCGAAGTACGGACTCGACGGCTACGCCGGCCAGTTCCTGCCCTACGAGGGCCTCACCGTGAACGCGGCGGAGGCGGTCTACTCGGCGGGCGGCACGATCCTCGGCGACGAGGGCGAGCGCGTCACCGTGAACTCCGAGGCGGCCCGCGAGGGCATCGGGTTCCTCGCCGACGGCGTGCGCGACGGCTGGATTGCCAAGAAGGCGCTGACGTACAAGGAAGAGGAGTCCAAACAGGCCTTCCAGGACGGCCACCTCCTCTTTCTGCGCAACTGGCCCTACGCCTACGTCGGTGCTTCCGGCAAGGGATCGGCGGTCGCCGGGAAGGTCGGCGCGGTCCCCCTGCCCGGACCCGACGGCCCGGGCACGAGCGTGCTGGGCGGCTCCAACCTGGCCGTCAACACACATGCGCGGCACCCCGATTCGGCCGCGCGCCTGATCGCTTACCTCACGACCGAGCGGGCGCAGCGCCAGGTCCTCACCAAGGGTGCGCTGCCGCCCGTACGGGCGGCGCTGTACCAGGACCCGGAGCTGATCCGGGCGTTCCCCTATCTGCCCACGCTGCGCGCCAGCATCCTCGCGGCCGCCCCACGCCCCAAGAGCCCGCGCTACGACCAGGTCAGCCTGGTCGTTCAGGCCGTGGTCCACGATGCGATGACGGGGCACGAGACGCCGTCCGCGGCGGTACGGCGGCTGGCGCGCGAGCTGGCGGCCATCTCGAGCCGCTAG
- a CDS encoding PadR family transcriptional regulator: MRLPLLALLARGPAHGYELKQDLEQLLGSAYPQPNVGQIYVTLGRLEKTGLIEGEEVEQSSRPNKKIYHLTDTGREALQAWYQETADEPRVRDEFFMKLALAPTTGLADQIALINRQRRQYLNTMRNLSKLAAAEDRDNRISQLLIEGAMLHLQADLDWLERCQEELEELE, translated from the coding sequence GTGCGGCTGCCCCTCCTGGCCCTGCTGGCGCGAGGCCCGGCCCACGGGTACGAGCTCAAGCAGGACCTTGAGCAACTGCTGGGCTCCGCGTACCCTCAGCCCAACGTCGGCCAGATCTACGTCACGCTCGGCCGCCTCGAGAAGACGGGACTGATCGAGGGCGAGGAAGTCGAGCAGTCGAGCCGCCCCAACAAGAAGATCTACCACCTCACCGACACCGGGCGCGAGGCGCTGCAGGCCTGGTACCAGGAGACGGCGGACGAGCCCCGGGTACGGGACGAGTTCTTCATGAAACTCGCACTCGCCCCCACGACCGGCCTGGCCGACCAGATCGCCCTGATCAACAGGCAGCGGCGGCAGTATCTGAACACCATGCGCAACCTGTCGAAGCTCGCCGCGGCCGAGGACCGGGACAACCGCATCTCCCAGCTGCTGATCGAGGGCGCCATGCTGCACCTGCAGGCCGATCTGGACTGGCTGGAGCGCTGCCAGGAAGAACTGGAGGAGCTGGAATGA
- a CDS encoding ABC transporter ATP-binding protein — MSHTAPVPRAEGQAPLLRAEGLVKTHYGEGAPAYAVRGVDLAVRQGEFVAVTGPSGAGKSTLLHLLGGLQRPDSGSVWLDAECTDAYSEARWAVERRRRIGIVFQFFNLVSNLSVADNVELPALLAGVSPKQARAERERLLSELGLAGKGRSMPGELSGGEQQRVALARALVNHPSLLLADEPAGSLDSKGTREVMRLLSRFHQRGQTIVLVTHDARLASAADRVISFFDGRIADDAELDGTPSRGAGISGVLELRD; from the coding sequence ATGAGCCACACCGCTCCTGTGCCGCGCGCCGAGGGTCAGGCTCCCTTGCTGCGCGCCGAGGGCCTGGTCAAGACCCACTACGGCGAGGGCGCCCCGGCGTATGCCGTGCGTGGAGTGGATCTTGCCGTGCGCCAGGGCGAGTTCGTCGCCGTCACCGGCCCGTCCGGTGCCGGCAAGTCGACGCTGCTGCATCTCCTCGGCGGCCTCCAGCGGCCCGACTCCGGCAGCGTCTGGCTGGACGCCGAATGCACCGACGCGTACAGCGAGGCGCGCTGGGCGGTGGAGCGGCGACGGCGCATCGGCATCGTCTTCCAGTTCTTCAACCTGGTCTCCAACCTGTCGGTCGCCGACAACGTGGAGCTGCCCGCCCTGCTCGCCGGGGTCTCCCCCAAGCAGGCGCGCGCCGAGCGCGAGCGACTGCTGTCCGAGCTGGGCCTGGCGGGCAAGGGACGCAGCATGCCCGGTGAGCTGTCCGGCGGCGAACAGCAGCGCGTCGCCCTGGCCCGGGCGCTGGTCAACCATCCGTCGCTCCTGCTGGCCGACGAACCCGCGGGCAGCCTGGACAGCAAGGGCACCCGCGAGGTGATGCGGCTGCTGTCCCGCTTCCACCAGCGCGGTCAGACCATCGTGCTCGTCACCCACGACGCCCGGCTCGCCAGCGCCGCGGACCGCGTGATCAGCTTCTTCGACGGCCGCATCGCCGACGACGCGGAACTCGACGGCACGCCGTCACGCGGCGCCGGGATATCCGGCGTGCTGGAACTGAGGGACTGA
- a CDS encoding FtsX-like permease family protein, with translation MRATLRWAHADLRTHRGEALFIVLATAGIVTSLLLAAALFGYATNPWQRVFTQSHGAHVWIHTGASADAGRLARLDGVESVAGPYSTASVTVESRGTRASVELRGAVEPPATGRPLLVSGHWLDQGRPDGVVLEESLARALWAEPGDTLTVPGTARTLTVLGVTDSAEPRYRPGERSGVVWALPSAVRGADGRTGQIIGLRLTDPGDTDYAVQRAVTTLGSGAVTQVSNWQQARAEAQGDNRLLGQVLGLFGLGALLAAALAVYGAIGTRIRGHLRDISILKAIGFTPGQVVRIFLIQHVAYASLGALIAATLTQALGSRIPGRLGDALGVWQGLPGHTAALLAVPVAAVLFIGATTGIAAWRAGRVPPVPVLRAAAPPAGRLSGVARRALGLRLPPALVLGWHQAFPRRPRSLATVARLALPLLLIVVALSAWTTIDRFHSEPERIGLAAALTAHPDEGLGDPAARALLARNAQVTAVHPGAEVAALVPGQTATIALRGLGTHRDPYPFSLAEGRPASGPDEAVAGQGLLDLLDVRVGDWVRMTVGARPQILHIVGRSIEPENGGRVISTSLDTLRENDPELRPTLYELQLRPGADPGRVAAELTAAGHGHLDVHAVTNPADGLSPLRGVVVGLIAVLALIGLIELLTTVGGTVREGERDLLALKAIGLSPRQITAVTVTATACTALAAVLAGTALGLPLAHWLIDVQGKSSGIGAGIARGPSPLLLSLFGLAAVLGAAALAALPAGRAARRRLADTLSAVA, from the coding sequence GTGCGGGCCACTCTGCGCTGGGCGCATGCCGATCTGCGCACGCATCGGGGCGAGGCGCTGTTCATCGTGCTCGCCACCGCGGGAATCGTCACCTCGCTGCTGCTCGCCGCGGCACTCTTCGGATACGCGACGAACCCCTGGCAGCGCGTCTTCACACAGTCGCACGGCGCCCATGTGTGGATCCACACCGGCGCGTCCGCCGACGCCGGGCGGCTCGCCCGGCTGGACGGCGTCGAGTCCGTGGCGGGCCCGTACAGCACCGCGTCCGTCACCGTCGAGTCCCGCGGCACCCGTGCCTCCGTCGAGCTGCGCGGCGCCGTCGAGCCGCCGGCCACCGGTCGGCCGCTGCTCGTCTCCGGTCACTGGCTCGACCAGGGCCGGCCCGACGGAGTCGTCCTGGAGGAAAGCCTCGCCCGTGCGCTGTGGGCCGAGCCCGGGGACACCCTCACCGTGCCCGGCACCGCACGCACCCTGACCGTCCTGGGCGTGACCGACAGCGCCGAGCCGCGCTACCGCCCCGGCGAGCGGTCGGGGGTCGTCTGGGCGCTGCCCTCCGCGGTGCGGGGCGCGGACGGACGTACGGGCCAGATCATCGGTCTGCGCCTGACCGATCCCGGCGACACGGACTACGCCGTGCAGCGCGCGGTGACGACGCTCGGCTCCGGCGCGGTCACCCAGGTGTCGAACTGGCAGCAGGCCCGCGCCGAGGCCCAGGGCGACAACCGGCTGCTGGGACAGGTGCTCGGCCTGTTCGGCCTCGGGGCGCTCCTCGCCGCCGCGCTCGCCGTGTACGGCGCGATCGGCACCCGTATCCGCGGCCACCTGCGGGACATCTCGATCCTGAAGGCGATCGGGTTCACGCCCGGCCAGGTGGTGCGCATCTTCCTGATCCAGCACGTGGCGTACGCGTCGCTGGGCGCCCTGATCGCCGCCACGCTCACCCAGGCGCTGGGGAGCCGGATCCCCGGCCGCCTCGGTGACGCCCTGGGCGTCTGGCAGGGACTGCCCGGGCACACCGCGGCCCTGTTGGCGGTACCGGTGGCCGCGGTGCTCTTCATCGGCGCGACGACCGGGATCGCCGCGTGGCGGGCGGGCCGGGTGCCCCCCGTGCCGGTGCTGCGGGCCGCGGCACCCCCGGCCGGCCGTCTGTCGGGCGTGGCCCGCCGGGCACTCGGACTGCGGCTGCCCCCCGCGCTCGTGCTCGGCTGGCACCAGGCCTTCCCGCGGCGACCGCGCTCGCTGGCCACGGTCGCCCGGCTCGCCCTGCCACTGCTGCTGATCGTGGTCGCGCTGAGCGCCTGGACCACCATCGACCGCTTCCACAGCGAACCCGAGCGGATCGGCCTCGCGGCCGCGCTCACGGCACACCCGGACGAGGGCCTCGGCGATCCGGCAGCCCGCGCCCTGCTCGCCCGGAACGCACAGGTCACCGCCGTACACCCGGGCGCCGAGGTGGCCGCTCTGGTTCCGGGCCAGACGGCGACGATCGCACTGCGCGGGCTCGGTACGCACCGGGATCCGTATCCGTTCTCGCTGGCCGAGGGCCGCCCGGCCAGCGGGCCCGACGAGGCGGTGGCCGGTCAGGGGCTGCTCGACCTGCTGGACGTGCGCGTCGGGGACTGGGTGCGGATGACCGTCGGCGCGCGCCCGCAGATCCTGCACATCGTCGGCCGCAGCATCGAGCCGGAGAACGGCGGCCGCGTCATCTCCACCTCGCTCGACACCCTGCGCGAGAACGACCCGGAGCTTCGCCCGACCCTCTACGAGCTCCAGTTGCGCCCCGGCGCCGACCCGGGCAGGGTCGCCGCCGAGCTGACCGCGGCCGGGCACGGGCACCTGGACGTGCACGCCGTGACCAACCCGGCCGACGGTCTCTCGCCGCTGCGCGGCGTCGTCGTCGGACTGATCGCCGTACTGGCCCTCATCGGGCTCATCGAGCTGCTGACCACGGTCGGCGGCACCGTGCGCGAGGGCGAACGGGATCTGCTGGCGCTCAAGGCCATCGGGCTGTCCCCGCGGCAGATCACGGCGGTCACCGTCACGGCCACCGCCTGCACCGCGCTGGCAGCGGTCCTCGCGGGTACGGCGCTGGGGCTGCCTCTGGCGCACTGGCTGATCGACGTCCAGGGGAAGTCGAGTGGGATCGGCGCCGGTATCGCCCGGGGGCCGTCCCCGCTTCTGCTGTCCCTGTTCGGTCTGGCCGCGGTCCTGGGCGCCGCCGCCCTCGCCGCGCTCCCCGCGGGCCGCGCCGCCCGACGACGGCTCGCGGACACCCTGAGCGCGGTGGCCTGA
- the pgi gene encoding glucose-6-phosphate isomerase: MNADSRARLNQTPEWTALAKHREELAETHLRDLFATDPGRGTGYTLQVGDLHVDYSKHLVTDETVRLLRELAAATDVFGLRDAMFRGEKINVTENRAVLHVALRAPRDAVIEVDGENVVPAVHAVLDKMADFAERVRSGEWTGHTGQRIKNVVNIGIGGSDLGPAMAYEVLRSFTDRDLTVRFVSNVDGADLHEAVRDLDPAETLFIIASKTFTTIETITNATSARNWLLTELKADQDAVAKHFVALSTNAEKVADFGIDTANMFEFWDWVGGRYSYDSAIGLSLMIAIGPDRFREMLDGFHLVDEHFRTAPAESNVPLLMGLLGIWYGNFHNAQSHAVLPYSHYLSKFTAYLQQLDMESNGKSVERDGHDVEWETGPVVWGTPGTNGQHAYYQLIHQGTKLIPADFIGFAEPVADLLPGLVAQHDLLMANFFAQTQALAFGKTPDEVRAEGVAEELVPHKTFKGNHPTTTILARELSPSVLGQLVALYEHKVFVQGAVWNIDSFDQWGVELGKVLAKRVEPALTEGADVPGLDESTKALVAKYRELRGR; encoded by the coding sequence ATGAACGCAGACAGCCGTGCCAGGCTCAACCAGACGCCCGAGTGGACCGCTCTGGCCAAGCACCGCGAGGAGCTCGCGGAGACCCATCTGCGGGACCTGTTCGCAACCGACCCCGGGCGCGGAACCGGGTACACCCTCCAGGTCGGCGATCTGCACGTCGACTACTCCAAGCACCTGGTCACCGACGAGACGGTGCGGCTGCTGCGCGAGCTGGCGGCGGCGACCGACGTCTTCGGGCTGCGCGACGCCATGTTCCGCGGCGAGAAGATCAACGTCACCGAGAACCGGGCCGTGCTCCACGTGGCGCTGCGTGCCCCGCGCGACGCGGTGATCGAGGTCGACGGGGAGAACGTCGTCCCGGCCGTGCACGCCGTGCTCGACAAGATGGCCGACTTCGCCGAGCGGGTCCGCTCCGGCGAGTGGACCGGCCACACCGGCCAGCGCATCAAGAACGTCGTGAACATCGGCATCGGCGGCTCCGACCTCGGCCCGGCGATGGCGTACGAGGTGCTGCGCTCCTTCACCGACCGCGACCTCACGGTCCGGTTCGTGTCGAACGTGGACGGCGCCGACCTGCACGAGGCCGTCCGCGACCTCGACCCGGCCGAGACGCTGTTCATCATCGCCTCGAAGACGTTCACCACCATCGAGACGATCACCAACGCGACCTCCGCGCGCAACTGGCTGCTGACCGAGCTGAAGGCCGATCAGGATGCCGTGGCCAAGCACTTCGTGGCGCTGTCGACCAACGCCGAGAAGGTCGCCGACTTCGGCATCGACACCGCCAACATGTTCGAGTTCTGGGACTGGGTCGGCGGACGGTACTCGTACGACTCCGCGATCGGTCTGTCCTTGATGATCGCGATCGGGCCGGACCGCTTCCGGGAGATGCTCGACGGGTTCCACCTCGTCGACGAGCACTTCCGCACCGCGCCCGCCGAGTCCAATGTGCCGCTGCTGATGGGCCTGTTGGGCATCTGGTACGGCAACTTCCACAACGCCCAGTCGCACGCCGTACTGCCGTACTCGCACTACCTGTCCAAGTTCACGGCCTATCTGCAGCAGCTGGACATGGAGTCCAACGGCAAGTCCGTGGAGCGCGACGGGCACGACGTGGAGTGGGAGACCGGCCCGGTCGTGTGGGGGACGCCCGGCACCAACGGGCAGCACGCCTACTACCAGCTCATCCACCAGGGCACGAAGCTGATCCCGGCGGACTTCATCGGTTTCGCCGAGCCGGTGGCCGATCTGCTGCCGGGCCTGGTCGCCCAGCACGACCTGCTGATGGCGAACTTCTTCGCGCAGACCCAGGCCCTCGCCTTCGGCAAGACGCCGGACGAGGTGCGCGCCGAGGGCGTGGCCGAGGAACTGGTCCCGCACAAGACGTTCAAGGGCAATCACCCGACGACGACGATCCTCGCGAGGGAGCTGTCGCCCTCGGTGCTCGGCCAGTTGGTCGCCCTCTACGAGCACAAGGTGTTCGTCCAGGGTGCGGTCTGGAACATCGACTCCTTCGACCAGTGGGGTGTCGAGCTCGGCAAGGTCCTCGCCAAGCGGGTCGAACCCGCACTGACCGAGGGTGCGGACGTGCCGGGCCTGGACGAGTCGACGAAGGCACTCGTCGCGAAGTACCGGGAGCTGCGCGGCCGGTAG